In the genome of Bacillales bacterium, one region contains:
- a CDS encoding NFACT RNA binding domain-containing protein codes for MSFDGIVTRAVVHELQALQSGRITKIYQPHPTELIFLVRAQRKNHRLLLSAHPQFARMQLTEESYDNPKEPPMFCMFLRKHLEGGIIEKISQPGNERIVTIDMKTMDEIGDAAPKQLVIEIMGRHSNILLLDPSRNMILDAVKHLPPAVNSHRTILPGQTYIAPPDQEKANPIDADSDTLLKKIDFNAGRIDRQLVAAFTGISPLVAREIVHRAGLGNRESLAHAFQEMQTQWREERYEPEIAENREGKEFFSVVRLTHVDGERKTFESVSAMLDRYYFGKAERDRVRQQAHDLERLLKNEREKNVKKIAKLEQTLVDAERAKEFQLFGELLTAHMHEIRKGDEAIEVVNYYDENGGKVKIPLDPQKSPSDNAQNYFRRYNKAKNSVAVVNEQIEAAKAEIEYFERLLQQMDSAAPKDVAEIREELEEEGYLKRRNTGWKKKKPEKPKPDTYRSSEGVDILVGKNNKQNEYLTNRLAHANDMWLHTKDIPGSHVVIRGSEFGEATLHEAANLAAYFSKSKFSSTVPVDYTQIRHVHKPNGAKPGYVIYDNQQTLFVTPDEDLVLTLKNNAAQ; via the coding sequence ATGTCTTTCGATGGAATCGTGACACGAGCCGTCGTGCACGAGTTGCAAGCTTTACAATCAGGAAGAATCACGAAAATTTATCAACCGCACCCGACGGAATTAATCTTTCTAGTGCGCGCCCAACGAAAAAATCATCGCCTGCTCTTGTCGGCGCATCCGCAGTTTGCGAGAATGCAGCTGACCGAAGAAAGCTATGACAACCCGAAAGAACCGCCGATGTTTTGCATGTTTTTGCGGAAGCATTTGGAAGGCGGCATTATCGAAAAAATCAGCCAGCCCGGCAACGAACGGATCGTGACGATCGACATGAAAACGATGGACGAAATCGGCGATGCTGCGCCGAAACAACTCGTGATCGAAATCATGGGCCGCCACAGCAACATTTTACTGCTCGACCCGTCGCGCAACATGATTTTGGATGCGGTAAAGCATTTGCCCCCTGCCGTGAATAGCCATCGGACGATTTTACCCGGCCAAACGTATATCGCTCCACCCGATCAAGAGAAAGCCAATCCGATTGATGCCGATTCGGATACGTTATTGAAAAAAATTGACTTTAACGCCGGCCGGATCGATCGTCAGCTCGTTGCCGCATTTACAGGCATTTCGCCGCTCGTAGCGCGGGAGATCGTACATCGGGCGGGGCTCGGAAACCGCGAATCGCTGGCGCACGCTTTTCAAGAGATGCAAACGCAATGGCGCGAAGAGCGGTACGAACCGGAAATCGCGGAGAACCGGGAAGGAAAAGAGTTTTTCTCGGTCGTCCGGTTGACACATGTCGACGGCGAGCGAAAAACGTTTGAAAGCGTGAGCGCGATGCTCGACCGTTATTACTTCGGGAAAGCGGAGCGCGACCGCGTGCGTCAGCAAGCGCACGATTTGGAGCGGTTGTTGAAAAACGAGCGCGAGAAAAACGTGAAGAAAATCGCGAAGCTCGAACAGACGTTAGTCGACGCGGAAAGAGCAAAGGAATTTCAACTGTTCGGGGAACTGTTGACGGCGCACATGCACGAAATTCGCAAGGGCGACGAGGCGATCGAAGTTGTCAATTATTATGACGAAAACGGCGGCAAGGTAAAAATTCCGCTCGATCCGCAGAAGAGTCCGTCGGACAACGCGCAAAATTATTTTCGCCGCTACAATAAAGCGAAAAATTCGGTCGCCGTCGTGAACGAACAAATCGAAGCGGCGAAAGCGGAAATTGAGTATTTCGAGCGGCTGCTGCAGCAAATGGATTCTGCGGCGCCGAAGGATGTCGCGGAGATTCGCGAAGAGCTGGAAGAGGAAGGATACTTGAAGCGGCGTAACACGGGATGGAAAAAGAAAAAGCCGGAAAAGCCGAAGCCGGATACGTATCGGTCTTCGGAAGGCGTCGACATTCTTGTCGGCAAAAACAATAAGCAAAACGAGTATTTGACAAACCGGCTCGCGCACGCGAATGATATGTGGCTGCATACGAAGGATATCCCCGGATCGCACGTCGTCATTCGCGGCAGCGAATTTGGCGAAGCAACGTTGCACGAAGCGGCAAACCTCGCCGCCTACTTCAGC